The Halobacterium litoreum genome includes a region encoding these proteins:
- the mutL gene encoding DNA mismatch repair endonuclease MutL translates to MTERIRELDDATVAQIAAGEVVERPASVVKELVENSLDAGASSVDVTVASGGTDRVVVADDGRGMTGEDLERAVRQHTTSKLGDASDLDGVATLGFRGEALYTIGSVSRMTVTTRPRDAGDSGWRLTVDHGETGDLQPAGRPAGTTVEVTDLFAETPARRKYLKRDATEFAHVNRAVTRYALANPGVAVSLTHDGREVFATTGTGDVRDAALAVYGREVAQSLREVEASPEGSVERVHGYVSDPETTRATREYLATFVNGRSVRDAVLREAVLDGYGGQLANDRYPFAVLFVDCEGVDANVHPRKMEVRFEAEDRVKRAVEGAVRDALLDSGLVRSRAPRGASKPGDTEIAPSSAGDESTERASGDDSPTEREPGVEPGRVGASAGAAADVPDADDDADEWSAGGEQAEFGTASESGDGTTRDAATADETDSTDASPTFEGATENARLAPDDPEESFDGLPSLRVLGQLHDTYVVAEADDGLVLVDQHAADERVHYERLREQADGASQTLVEPVELELTAGEAAVFEDAIGDLRELGFEASLSGRTAAVSAVPAVFADALDPELARDVLADFVADAGGDPVADAADELLADLACRPAVTGNTSLAEGSVVALLGELDDCENPYACPHGRPTLIRVDGDELADRFERDYPGHGGRRREDAGN, encoded by the coding sequence ATGACCGAGCGCATCCGGGAACTGGACGACGCGACGGTCGCCCAGATTGCGGCGGGCGAGGTCGTCGAGCGCCCGGCGAGCGTCGTGAAGGAACTCGTGGAGAACAGCCTCGACGCGGGCGCGTCGAGCGTGGACGTGACGGTGGCGAGCGGCGGCACCGACCGCGTCGTCGTCGCGGACGACGGACGGGGGATGACCGGCGAGGACCTCGAACGCGCGGTGCGCCAGCACACGACGAGCAAACTCGGGGACGCGAGCGACCTCGACGGGGTGGCGACGCTCGGCTTCCGGGGCGAGGCGCTGTACACCATCGGCTCCGTCTCGCGGATGACGGTGACGACGCGCCCGCGGGACGCCGGTGATTCGGGGTGGCGGCTGACCGTCGACCACGGGGAGACGGGCGACCTCCAGCCCGCGGGCCGGCCCGCCGGGACGACGGTCGAAGTGACGGATTTGTTCGCGGAGACGCCGGCGCGCCGCAAGTACCTCAAACGGGACGCGACGGAGTTCGCGCACGTGAACCGCGCGGTGACGCGGTACGCGCTCGCGAACCCCGGCGTGGCGGTGTCGCTGACCCACGACGGCAGGGAGGTGTTCGCGACGACCGGCACCGGCGACGTTCGGGACGCCGCGCTCGCCGTCTACGGTCGGGAGGTCGCCCAGTCCCTGCGCGAGGTCGAGGCGTCCCCGGAGGGGTCGGTGGAGCGCGTCCACGGCTACGTGTCCGACCCGGAGACGACGCGGGCGACCCGCGAGTACCTCGCGACGTTCGTGAACGGGCGCTCGGTACGGGACGCGGTGCTCCGCGAGGCCGTGCTGGACGGCTACGGCGGCCAACTCGCGAACGACCGCTACCCGTTCGCGGTGCTGTTCGTGGACTGCGAGGGCGTGGACGCGAACGTCCACCCGCGCAAGATGGAGGTGCGCTTCGAGGCCGAGGACCGCGTGAAACGCGCCGTCGAGGGCGCGGTTCGGGACGCGCTCCTCGATTCGGGGCTGGTGCGCTCGCGGGCGCCCCGGGGCGCGTCGAAGCCCGGGGACACGGAGATTGCGCCGTCCTCGGCGGGCGACGAATCAACGGAGCGCGCGTCCGGCGACGACTCGCCGACCGAGCGCGAACCGGGCGTCGAACCGGGACGCGTCGGAGCGAGCGCGGGTGCAGCGGCGGACGTGCCGGATGCTGACGACGACGCCGACGAGTGGAGCGCGGGCGGCGAGCAAGCCGAATTCGGAACAGCGAGCGAGTCGGGCGATGGGACGACTCGGGACGCAGCGACGGCCGACGAGACAGATTCGACCGACGCGTCGCCGACCTTCGAGGGGGCGACCGAGAACGCGCGCCTCGCGCCTGACGACCCCGAGGAGTCCTTCGACGGCCTGCCGTCGCTGCGCGTGCTCGGGCAACTCCACGACACCTACGTCGTCGCGGAGGCCGACGACGGCCTCGTGTTGGTAGACCAGCACGCCGCCGACGAGCGCGTCCACTACGAGCGCCTGCGGGAGCAGGCCGACGGCGCGTCCCAGACGCTCGTCGAACCCGTGGAACTCGAACTGACGGCGGGCGAGGCGGCGGTGTTCGAGGACGCAATCGGAGACCTGCGCGAGTTGGGGTTCGAGGCGTCGCTGTCCGGGCGGACGGCCGCGGTGTCGGCGGTGCCGGCGGTGTTCGCGGACGCGCTCGACCCCGAACTCGCGCGGGACGTGCTCGCGGACTTCGTGGCCGACGCTGGCGGCGACCCCGTGGCCGACGCCGCGGACGAACTCCTCGCGGACTTGGCGTGTCGGCCCGCCGTCACCGGGAACACGTCGCTCGCGGAGGGGTCGGTGGTGGCGCTGCTGGGGGAACTGGACGACTGCGAGAACCCCTACGCGTGCCCGCACGGCCGACCGACGCTGATTCGCGTGGACGGCGACGAGCTCGCCGACCGGTTCGAGCGCGACTACCCCGGGCACGGCGGGCGGCGCCGCGAGGACGCTGGGAACTAA
- the kdgK1 gene encoding bifunctional 2-dehydro-3-deoxygluconokinase/2-dehydro-3-deoxygalactonokinase, translated as MDIVTFGETMLRLSPPGRERLERATELEFRAAGAESNVAVNAGRLGAETAWLSKLPDSPLGRKVTATLRSQGTTPDVVWSEDGRQGTYYLEQGGEPRGTNVVYDREGAAVTTAEFAELATDRIADAGYFYTSGITPALSETLAETTADLLEHAQATGTTTAFDVNYRGKLWDAETARDGLEALFPDVDVLFVAERDARDVLGREGKPAAIGRGLADEFGFGTVVVTRGDEGALAVRNGDAYRQGAFETETHDAIGTGDAFVGGYLAQRVDGGSVEDALAWGAATAALKRTIPGDVALVTREEVESVLAGDGADIDR; from the coding sequence ATGGACATCGTGACGTTCGGCGAGACGATGCTGCGGCTCTCGCCGCCCGGACGGGAGCGCTTAGAGCGCGCGACGGAGTTGGAGTTCCGCGCGGCGGGCGCGGAGAGCAACGTCGCCGTGAACGCCGGCCGACTCGGCGCCGAGACGGCGTGGCTGTCGAAACTCCCGGACTCGCCGCTCGGACGGAAGGTGACGGCGACCCTGCGCTCGCAGGGGACGACGCCCGACGTGGTGTGGAGCGAGGACGGCCGACAGGGCACCTACTACCTCGAACAGGGCGGCGAGCCCCGCGGGACGAACGTCGTCTACGACCGCGAGGGCGCGGCGGTGACGACAGCGGAGTTCGCAGAGTTGGCGACCGACCGAATCGCGGACGCGGGCTACTTCTACACGAGCGGCATCACGCCCGCGCTCTCCGAGACGCTCGCGGAGACGACGGCAGACCTGCTGGAGCACGCGCAGGCGACGGGGACGACGACGGCGTTCGACGTGAACTACCGCGGGAAGCTCTGGGACGCCGAGACCGCCCGCGACGGGCTGGAAGCGCTGTTCCCGGACGTCGACGTGTTGTTCGTCGCGGAGCGGGACGCTCGGGACGTGCTGGGACGAGAGGGGAAGCCGGCGGCAATCGGTCGCGGCCTCGCCGACGAGTTCGGGTTCGGGACCGTCGTCGTGACGCGCGGCGACGAGGGCGCGCTCGCGGTGCGGAACGGCGACGCGTACCGGCAGGGCGCCTTCGAGACGGAGACGCACGACGCAATCGGCACCGGGGACGCGTTCGTCGGCGGCTACCTCGCGCAACGCGTCGACGGCGGGAGCGTCGAGGACGCGCTCGCGTGGGGCGCGGCGACGGCGGCGCTGAAGCGCACGATTCCGGGGGACGTGGCGCTGGTCACGCGCGAGGAAGTCGAGTCGGTGCTCGCCGGCGACGGCGCCGACATCGACAGGTAA
- a CDS encoding PGF-CTERM sorting domain-containing protein has translation MNTRIAAVAMAVLVVAGSVPAAAVATQNGTGTQEASAYSGTHVTFDVQDSAVVDYQVEGETVLDSMKVQSGSSGNAAGVFDGSLDLSALATIEGSALSLNAQTSAAVEIGAEGSASMTAHDNDHGILVVRSGGNGQAVVANVSSNAEASAESDQQVEVTTEDGTKGTFVVVGDGSVTVNENGNVAAKLDGDSRLVFRSYPDEKTETDEQTEEYIASGKAAAEVYVEQQDGELVTDTVTYGQQTSVETKQTAENTVNVTVDRAASEGKVVVTSVSEAAVGATEDISVTVDGEAAAQASSYSELEGAIGSDTSKYMVEQSSSAEASADVYVAINHFSERTVQMQGDGGSDGGDGGDSGSDGSGSSGGSVPGFGVGVALVAVLGAALVALRE, from the coding sequence ATGAACACGCGAATCGCGGCAGTCGCGATGGCGGTGCTGGTCGTCGCCGGGTCGGTACCCGCGGCGGCCGTCGCCACGCAGAACGGGACAGGAACACAGGAAGCGTCCGCGTACAGCGGAACGCACGTCACCTTCGACGTGCAGGACAGCGCCGTCGTCGACTACCAGGTCGAGGGCGAGACCGTGTTGGATAGCATGAAAGTCCAGTCCGGGTCGTCCGGGAACGCGGCGGGGGTCTTCGACGGGAGCCTCGACCTCTCCGCGCTCGCGACCATCGAAGGCAGCGCGCTCTCGCTGAACGCGCAGACGAGCGCCGCCGTCGAAATCGGCGCCGAGGGGTCGGCGTCGATGACCGCCCACGACAACGACCACGGCATCCTCGTGGTCCGCTCGGGCGGGAACGGGCAGGCGGTCGTCGCGAACGTCTCCTCGAACGCGGAGGCGTCCGCGGAGTCCGACCAGCAGGTCGAGGTGACGACCGAGGACGGCACGAAGGGGACGTTCGTCGTGGTCGGTGACGGCTCCGTCACCGTCAACGAGAACGGGAACGTCGCCGCGAAACTCGACGGCGACTCGCGTCTCGTCTTCCGGTCGTACCCCGATGAGAAGACCGAGACCGACGAGCAGACCGAGGAGTACATCGCGTCCGGCAAGGCGGCCGCCGAGGTGTACGTCGAACAGCAGGACGGCGAACTCGTCACTGACACCGTGACGTACGGCCAGCAGACGTCCGTCGAGACGAAACAGACCGCGGAGAACACCGTGAACGTCACGGTCGACCGCGCCGCGTCCGAGGGGAAGGTCGTCGTGACGAGCGTCTCCGAGGCCGCGGTCGGCGCGACCGAGGACATCTCGGTGACCGTCGACGGCGAGGCCGCCGCGCAGGCGTCCTCGTACAGCGAACTGGAGGGCGCCATCGGTAGCGACACCTCGAAGTACATGGTCGAGCAGTCCTCCAGCGCGGAGGCGTCGGCCGACGTGTACGTCGCCATCAACCACTTCTCCGAGCGCACCGTCCAGATGCAGGGCGACGGCGGGAGTGACGGCGGCGACGGCGGCGACAGCGGCTCCGACGGGAGCGGTTCGTCGGGCGGCAGCGTGCCCGGCTTCGGCGTCGGCGTGGCGCTCGTCGCCGTGCTCGGCGCGGCGCTCGTCGCGCTCCGCGAGTAA
- a CDS encoding alpha/beta fold hydrolase yields MATGQVRVVEGAERVTLDGGRELSFAEYGDPDGDPVFFFHGTPGSRVSGSVTRASAADRGVRVVAPDRPGFGQSAFAGLRGFEAFADDVLSLADALGVDEFGVVGFSGGGPYALGCAAHAPERVTRCGVVSGVGPPGVATDEKRRFDRWLAGVAKRSVALARPLAWLLCRRVDAASRFTDVVGEPQDGDLADPRLGETGRVLLSDFREAVRQGPTPLAADYATLAREWDFDLGDVTAPTRVFHGSDDDAVPLAAGEHVAERVPEASLSVYDGAGHFRPLVEQSEDALSWVVSAETGDGVEVEDTAEVD; encoded by the coding sequence ATGGCGACTGGACAGGTCCGCGTCGTGGAGGGCGCGGAGCGCGTGACACTCGACGGCGGCCGCGAGTTGTCGTTCGCGGAGTACGGCGACCCGGACGGCGACCCGGTCTTTTTCTTCCACGGGACGCCGGGGTCGCGGGTGTCCGGGAGCGTGACGCGCGCGAGCGCCGCCGACCGCGGTGTGCGCGTCGTCGCGCCCGACCGCCCCGGCTTCGGGCAGTCCGCGTTCGCGGGCCTGCGCGGGTTCGAAGCGTTCGCCGACGACGTCCTCTCGCTCGCCGACGCGCTCGGCGTCGACGAATTCGGCGTCGTCGGCTTCTCCGGCGGCGGGCCGTACGCGCTCGGCTGTGCCGCGCACGCTCCCGAGCGCGTGACGCGGTGTGGCGTCGTCTCCGGCGTCGGGCCGCCGGGCGTCGCGACCGACGAGAAACGCCGGTTCGACCGCTGGCTGGCCGGGGTGGCGAAGCGCTCGGTCGCCCTCGCGCGACCGCTCGCGTGGCTGCTCTGCCGGCGCGTCGACGCCGCGAGTCGCTTCACCGACGTGGTCGGCGAACCGCAGGACGGCGACCTCGCGGACCCCCGCCTCGGGGAGACGGGGCGCGTCCTGCTGTCGGACTTCCGGGAGGCCGTCCGGCAGGGGCCGACGCCGCTAGCGGCGGACTACGCGACGCTCGCCCGCGAGTGGGACTTCGACCTCGGAGACGTGACGGCGCCGACGCGCGTGTTCCACGGGAGCGACGACGACGCGGTCCCGCTGGCGGCGGGCGAGCACGTCGCCGAGCGCGTGCCGGAGGCGTCGCTGTCGGTGTACGACGGCGCGGGCCATTTCCGGCCACTCGTGGAGCAGAGCGAGGACGCGCTCTCGTGGGTGGTGAGCGCCGAAACCGGAGACGGCGTCGAAGTGGAGGACACGGCGGAGGTCGACTGA
- a CDS encoding DUF7522 family protein, translating to MDETPAYAPADLADELVAACRTTVGDDLRSVVYFDASHEEQLYLRSDLEADADLVGFADNERLGFRSQRIYEDTELGDYQYTIRAFDFGYLTRVIEDGHGAFVTTDELPTDRFDELAAAVHGVLAGHEPI from the coding sequence ATGGACGAGACTCCAGCGTACGCGCCCGCCGACCTCGCCGACGAACTCGTCGCGGCCTGTCGCACCACCGTCGGCGACGACCTGCGGAGCGTCGTCTACTTCGACGCCAGCCACGAGGAGCAACTCTACCTCCGGAGCGACCTCGAAGCCGACGCCGACCTCGTCGGGTTCGCGGACAACGAACGGCTGGGCTTTCGCTCCCAGCGCATCTACGAGGACACCGAACTCGGCGACTACCAGTACACCATCCGCGCCTTCGACTTCGGCTACCTCACCCGGGTCATCGAGGACGGCCACGGCGCGTTCGTCACCACCGACGAACTCCCGACGGACCGCTTCGACGAACTCGCGGCCGCCGTCCACGGCGTCCTCGCCGGCCACGAACCCATCTAG
- the ubaA gene encoding SAMP-activating enzyme E1, giving the protein MSGLNLDPVQLDRYSRHIIMDDVGPEGQQRLLDGDVLVVGAGGLGAPVIQYLAAAGVGTLRIVDDDSVERSNLQRQIIHADADIGVPKAESAAAYVERLNPDVDVRAHADRLDPDNVADYLDGVDFAVDCSDNFATRYLVNDACVLRGIPFSHAAIYRFEGQAITVTPDSPCYRCLFPEAPPEGTIPDCATAGVLGVLPGTMGCVQATECVKHLLDHGDLLTGRLLFYDAADVSFEEVPVNRNPDCPVCGDDPDIESVEDVAYVDGCAVNP; this is encoded by the coding sequence ATGTCCGGGCTGAACCTCGACCCGGTGCAACTCGACCGCTACTCGCGGCACATCATCATGGACGACGTCGGCCCCGAGGGCCAACAGCGCCTGCTGGACGGCGACGTGCTCGTCGTCGGCGCGGGCGGCCTCGGCGCGCCCGTGATTCAGTACCTCGCCGCCGCGGGCGTCGGCACGCTCCGCATCGTGGACGACGACAGCGTGGAGCGCTCGAACCTCCAGCGGCAGATAATCCACGCGGACGCCGACATCGGCGTCCCGAAGGCCGAGAGCGCCGCCGCGTACGTCGAACGCCTCAACCCCGACGTGGACGTGCGAGCGCACGCCGACCGCCTCGACCCCGACAACGTCGCCGACTACCTCGACGGCGTGGACTTCGCGGTGGACTGCTCGGACAACTTCGCCACGCGCTACCTCGTCAACGACGCCTGCGTGCTCCGCGGGATTCCGTTCAGTCACGCCGCCATCTACCGCTTCGAGGGGCAGGCCATCACGGTCACGCCCGACTCGCCGTGCTACCGGTGTCTGTTCCCCGAGGCGCCCCCCGAGGGCACGATTCCGGACTGCGCCACCGCGGGCGTCCTCGGCGTCCTCCCCGGCACGATGGGCTGCGTGCAGGCGACAGAGTGCGTGAAACACCTCCTCGACCACGGCGACCTGCTCACGGGCCGCCTGCTGTTCTACGACGCCGCCGACGTGTCCTTCGAGGAAGTGCCCGTGAACCGGAACCCCGACTGTCCGGTCTGCGGCGACGACCCTGACATCGAGTCGGTCGAAGACGTGGCGTACGTCGACGGCTGTGCGGTGAACCCGTAG
- a CDS encoding rod shape-determining protein yields the protein MSDSEESEMEFQDEPSALGVKVGSTRTVVSGGDVADPDVVRTLTCLATYTDALTGEEHVLYGEEAATEYPDRVRYMLRSGLPESEETTELAKRFLEEFSRANGLDEDSVVVYAIPTIDNDTGLERLTDIIESGPVGERLIRSYPESLCGAVPALGDGLDAIEDTFLAVNMGSTNLEACAYRRGEQLSPFSTGAITGTEVDRRIANYVEEETQGRVNIDLTTAREYKEDHADFEDYEPFSDIIQQPGGGTYEFTIEDSVMDAVDEFVDDAVDEVANVFMPELANDYMKIYQQALDNPVVLTGGMACIPGIVDEFEARLSDELGREVEATTADDPATAAARGAHRIADRLVELDEY from the coding sequence ATGTCCGATTCCGAGGAGTCCGAGATGGAGTTCCAGGACGAACCGAGCGCGCTCGGCGTGAAGGTGGGAAGCACCCGAACCGTCGTCTCCGGCGGCGACGTGGCCGACCCCGACGTGGTGCGGACGCTGACCTGCCTCGCGACGTACACGGACGCACTCACCGGCGAGGAACACGTCCTCTACGGCGAGGAGGCCGCGACCGAGTACCCCGACCGCGTCCGGTACATGCTGCGCTCGGGCCTCCCCGAGAGCGAGGAGACCACCGAACTCGCCAAGCGCTTCCTCGAGGAGTTCTCGCGCGCGAACGGCCTCGACGAGGACTCCGTCGTCGTCTACGCCATCCCCACCATCGACAACGACACCGGCCTCGAACGCCTCACCGACATCATCGAGTCCGGCCCCGTCGGCGAGCGCCTGATTCGCTCCTACCCCGAGTCGTTGTGTGGCGCGGTGCCCGCGCTCGGCGACGGTCTCGACGCCATCGAGGACACGTTCCTCGCCGTCAACATGGGCTCCACGAACCTCGAAGCCTGCGCGTACCGGCGGGGCGAACAGCTCTCGCCGTTCTCGACGGGCGCCATCACCGGCACCGAGGTCGACCGCCGCATCGCGAACTACGTCGAGGAGGAGACGCAGGGACGCGTGAACATCGACCTCACGACCGCCCGCGAGTACAAGGAAGACCACGCCGACTTCGAGGACTACGAGCCGTTCTCGGACATCATCCAGCAGCCCGGCGGCGGCACCTACGAGTTCACCATCGAGGACTCCGTGATGGACGCCGTCGACGAGTTCGTGGACGACGCCGTCGACGAGGTGGCGAACGTCTTCATGCCGGAACTCGCGAACGACTACATGAAAATCTACCAGCAGGCCCTCGACAACCCCGTCGTGCTCACGGGCGGGATGGCCTGCATCCCCGGCATCGTCGACGAGTTCGAGGCGCGCCTGAGCGACGAACTCGGCCGTGAGGTCGAGGCGACGACCGCCGACGACCCGGCGACGGCGGCGGCGCGGGGCGCCCACCGCATCGCCGACCGTCTCGTGGAACTGGACGAGTACTAA
- the lpdA gene encoding dihydrolipoyl dehydrogenase, translating into MAEIPAEADLVVVGAGPGGYVAAIRGAQCGLDTVLVERGDLGGVCLNHGCIPSKALVEAAEHAAVGDAAEMGVTGDTALDYGAFADWQDGVVDRLTSGVASLCRSNGVTIVEGTARFVDDGAVEVDPPAATADAAEIAFENAVVATGSRPLSIPGFDFADDPVASSRDVLDLDERPDRLVVVGAGYIGMELSTAFAKLGTDVHVVEALDAPLPGYPDDVTEIVQSNCESLGVSFSFGEAATEWYEDITGDVTVVAETEDGDRSEYAAERVLVAVGREPATDTVGLDATSVDVGDDGAIETDEYGRTAADGVYAIGDAAGDPMLAHAASHEGMRAAEHAAGRDVPGGDAPVPAVVFTDPEIATVGLTAAEARESGRDVTVGEVPFRSNGRALTTGDAAGFARVVVGDDGTVLGGELVGPHVSEVVGELALAVTAGLDAGTVARTVHAHPTLSECLMEAAAQTRGEAIHAPNR; encoded by the coding sequence ATGGCCGAGATTCCAGCGGAGGCCGACCTCGTCGTCGTGGGCGCCGGGCCGGGCGGGTACGTGGCAGCGATTCGCGGCGCACAGTGCGGACTCGACACGGTGCTCGTCGAACGCGGCGACCTCGGCGGCGTCTGCCTGAACCACGGCTGCATCCCGTCGAAGGCGCTCGTGGAGGCCGCCGAACACGCGGCCGTCGGCGACGCTGCCGAGATGGGCGTCACCGGCGACACAGCCCTCGACTACGGCGCGTTCGCGGACTGGCAGGACGGCGTTGTGGACCGCCTCACGTCCGGCGTCGCGTCGCTGTGCCGGTCGAACGGCGTCACAATCGTCGAGGGAACGGCGCGGTTCGTCGACGACGGCGCCGTCGAAGTCGACCCGCCCGCAGCGACCGCCGACGCCGCCGAAATCGCGTTCGAGAACGCGGTCGTCGCGACGGGGAGTCGCCCCCTGTCGATTCCCGGCTTCGACTTCGCGGACGACCCGGTCGCGAGTTCGCGGGACGTGCTCGACCTCGACGAGCGCCCGGACCGCCTCGTCGTCGTGGGTGCGGGCTACATCGGGATGGAGTTGTCCACCGCGTTCGCGAAACTCGGGACCGACGTCCACGTCGTCGAGGCGCTCGACGCACCGCTCCCCGGCTACCCCGACGACGTGACCGAAATCGTGCAGTCGAACTGCGAATCCCTCGGCGTCTCGTTCTCGTTCGGCGAGGCGGCGACGGAGTGGTACGAGGACATCACGGGCGACGTGACCGTCGTCGCCGAGACCGAGGACGGCGACCGGAGCGAGTACGCCGCCGAGCGCGTGCTGGTCGCGGTCGGCCGAGAGCCGGCGACCGACACCGTCGGCCTCGACGCCACGTCTGTCGACGTCGGAGACGACGGCGCCATCGAGACCGACGAGTACGGCCGGACGGCGGCCGACGGCGTCTACGCCATCGGGGACGCGGCGGGCGACCCGATGCTCGCGCACGCCGCCAGCCACGAGGGGATGCGCGCCGCCGAGCACGCGGCCGGCCGGGACGTACCGGGCGGCGACGCGCCGGTGCCCGCCGTCGTGTTCACCGACCCCGAAATCGCGACGGTCGGCCTCACCGCCGCCGAGGCGCGCGAGTCGGGGCGAGACGTGACCGTCGGCGAGGTGCCGTTCCGGAGCAACGGGCGCGCGCTCACCACCGGGGACGCCGCGGGGTTCGCTCGCGTCGTCGTCGGCGACGACGGCACCGTGCTCGGCGGCGAACTGGTCGGCCCCCACGTCTCGGAGGTGGTCGGCGAACTCGCGCTCGCGGTGACCGCCGGCCTGGACGCCGGCACCGTCGCGCGCACCGTCCACGCCCACCCGACGCTCTCGGAGTGCCTGATGGAGGCCGCCGCACAGACTCGCGGCGAGGCGATTCACGCCCCGAACCGGTAG
- a CDS encoding FAD-dependent oxidoreductase: MTRPHVVVVGAYGSAGVAAAEVLADADVALTLIDDGEPGGGLCILRGCMPSKEVLSAGAHRYQARHDHRLTGDLPDVDLDAVVETKDDHVLGFAEHRRRAVHDLADREHVTFRHETARFVDDRVLDVGGERIEADYVVVATGSDLNVPDLPGVRDVDWMGSRDVLDATEFPDSGVVMGFGYVGVELVPYLSEAADMDLTVIEHDDRPLDRYHPAFGEELLELYREEFGVEVRTEVYEESVEPTADGGVRVRLDDGTTAEGDQLFLFTGRTPSYPEGIGVTSLDPGEGWVDDAMRTAGDDRVFAAGDVVGDRMLLHTAKEEGYVAGRNVLRAERGEELETYDPLHHEVMFAGLGVYPFASLGLRADEAREQGHSVVTAQREAADDGVFKTKDVPRGSARLVVDADDGTVLGYHGLHFHADAMAKTMQVILEAEMDVREVPDRAYHPTTPEILDGLFRDAKAQL, encoded by the coding sequence ATGACGCGACCACACGTGGTCGTCGTCGGCGCGTACGGGAGCGCCGGCGTCGCCGCGGCGGAGGTGTTGGCTGACGCGGACGTGGCGCTGACGCTAATCGACGACGGCGAACCGGGGGGCGGGCTCTGCATCCTCCGCGGCTGTATGCCGTCGAAGGAGGTGTTGTCGGCGGGCGCCCACCGGTATCAGGCGCGCCACGACCACCGGCTGACCGGCGACCTCCCCGACGTCGACCTCGACGCCGTCGTGGAGACGAAAGACGACCACGTCCTCGGGTTCGCGGAGCACCGGCGGCGCGCGGTCCACGACCTCGCCGACCGGGAGCACGTGACGTTCCGCCACGAGACGGCGCGGTTCGTGGACGACCGCGTGCTCGACGTCGGGGGCGAGCGAATCGAGGCCGACTACGTGGTGGTGGCGACCGGGTCGGACCTGAATGTCCCCGACCTCCCCGGGGTTCGTGACGTGGACTGGATGGGGAGCAGGGACGTGCTCGACGCCACGGAGTTCCCGGACTCGGGCGTGGTGATGGGGTTCGGGTACGTCGGCGTCGAACTCGTGCCGTACCTCTCGGAGGCCGCCGACATGGACCTCACCGTCATCGAGCACGACGACCGCCCGCTCGACCGGTACCACCCGGCGTTCGGCGAGGAACTGCTCGAACTCTACCGCGAGGAGTTCGGCGTGGAGGTTCGCACGGAGGTGTACGAGGAGTCCGTCGAACCGACCGCAGACGGCGGCGTCCGGGTGCGCCTCGACGACGGCACGACCGCCGAGGGCGACCAACTGTTCCTGTTCACGGGCCGGACGCCCTCGTACCCGGAGGGAATCGGCGTCACCTCCCTCGACCCGGGTGAGGGTTGGGTGGACGACGCGATGCGGACAGCGGGCGACGACCGCGTGTTCGCCGCGGGCGACGTGGTCGGCGACCGAATGCTGTTGCACACGGCCAAGGAGGAGGGGTACGTCGCGGGTCGGAACGTCCTGCGCGCCGAGCGCGGCGAGGAACTGGAGACGTACGACCCCCTCCACCACGAGGTGATGTTCGCGGGGCTGGGCGTCTACCCGTTCGCGTCACTCGGCCTGCGCGCGGACGAGGCGCGCGAGCAGGGCCACAGCGTGGTGACCGCCCAGCGCGAAGCGGCAGACGACGGCGTGTTCAAGACGAAAGACGTGCCCCGCGGGAGCGCGCGCCTCGTCGTGGACGCCGACGACGGGACGGTACTCGGGTACCACGGCCTGCACTTCCACGCGGACGCGATGGCGAAGACGATGCAGGTGATTCTGGAGGCCGAGATGGACGTCCGGGAGGTGCCCGACCGGGCGTACCACCCGACGACGCCCGAGATTCTGGACGGCCTGTTCCGGGACGCGAAAGCCCAACTCTAG